One segment of Pyricularia oryzae 70-15 chromosome 3, whole genome shotgun sequence DNA contains the following:
- a CDS encoding inositol-3-phosphate synthase — translation MFDPIHGKNMSPHAEMEVEATNGHGNGTHRVATMQLGSAKEVFVVNSPNVVYTEHEIRSKYTYRTTMVAKGDDGRYIAQPKQTAYDFKVDRKVPKVGVMLVGWGGNNGSTITAAVMANRRGLLWETREGVQKPNYYGSLIMGSTMKLGTDANTLKDVNIPFHNVLPMVHPNDLVIGGWDISGMNLADAMDRAGVLEPSLKMQVRKEMALMKPLPSIYYPDFIAANQDSRADNVLPGSKACSGHVDQLRKDIRDFKAKNGLDKVIVLWTANTERYAAELDGVNDTADNLLKSIEGGELEVSPSTVFAVASILEGAPFINGSPQNTFVKGVIELAGTHKVFIGGDDFKSGQTKMKSALVDFLISAGIKLNSIASYNHLGNNDGKNLSSYKQFRSKEISKSTVVDDMVEANNVLYKPGEQPDHTVVIKYMPAVGDSKRALDEYYGEIFMGGRQTISLFNVCEDSLLASPLIIDLVLITEMMSRIQWKTESDPEDGFRNFHSVLSILSYMLKAPLTPPGTPVVNALAKQRAALTNIFRACLGLDPESDMTLEHKLL, via the exons ATGTTCGACCCTATCCACGGCAAAAACATGTCTCCTCATGCCGAGATGGAAGTCGAAGCCACCAACGGACACGGCAACGGCACTCATCGAGTTGCCACCATGCAACTGGGTTCTGCCAAGGAGGTCTTTGTCGTAAACTCGCCCAACGTGGTCTATACCGAGCATGAGATCCGCTCCAAGTACACCTACCGCACCACCATGGTGGCCAAGGGCGATGATGGCAGATACATTGCTCAGCCTAAGCAGACGGCCTATGACTTCAAGGTGGATCGCAAGGTACCCAAGGTCGGCGTGATGCTGGTCGGATGGGGAGGCAACAACGGGTCAACCATTACGGCCGCAGTCATGGCCAACCGCCGTGGGCTCTTGTGGGAGACTCGCGAAGGCGTTCAGAAGCCCAACTACTACGGATCGCTGATCATGGGCTCAACCATGAAGCTCGGCACGGATGCCAACACGCTCAAGGACGTCAACATCCCTTTCCACAATGTGTTGCCCATGGTTCACCCGAACGACCTCGTCATTGGTGGCTGGGACATCAGCGGCATGAACTTGGCCGATGCCATGGACCGGGCTGGCGTTCTTGAACCTTCCCTGAAGATGCAGGTGCGCAAGGAGATGGCATTGATGAAGCCGCTGCCTAGCATCTACTATCCCGACTTTATCGCTGCCAACCAGGACTCACGCGCGGACAACGTGCTACCAGGCTCCAAGGCGTGTAGCGGTCACGTTGATCAGCTTCGTAAAGACATTCG TGACTTCAAGGCAAAGAATGGGCTTGATAAAGTCATTGTATTGTGGACTGCCAACACTGAACGCTACGCTGCCGAGTTGGATGGAGTCAATGACACCGCAGACAACCTCCTCAAATCGATCGAGGGTGGAGAGCTAGAGGTCTCTCCCTCTACTGTTTTCGCGGTTGCCAGCATTCTGGAGGGTGCCCCGTTTATAAACGGCTCCCCACAGAACACTTTCGTCAAGGGGGTTATTGAGCTCGCGGGCACTCACAAAGTCTTCATCGGCGGTGATGACTTCAAGTCGGGACAGACCAAGATGAAGTCTGCGTTGGTCGACTTCCTAATCAGCGCTGGCATTAAACTGAATTCGATCGCCTCGTACAATCACCTTGGAAACAATGATGGCAAGAATCTGAGCTCGTACAAGCAGTTCCGTTCCAAAGAGATCTCCAAATCCACCGTCGTTGACGACATGGTGGAGGCGAACAATGTGCTGTACAAGCCAGGCGAGCAGCCGGACCATACTGTGGTTATCAAGTACATGCCGGCCGTTGGGGACAGCAAGCGCGCGTTGGATGAGTACTATGGTGAGATCTTTATGGGTGGGCGCCAGACAATTTC GCTCTTCAATGTCTGCGAAGATTCCCTTCTGGCATCCCCGCTCATTATTGACCTTGTTCTCATCACCGAGATGATGTCTCGAATCCAGTGGAAGACGGAATCGGATCCCGAAGATGGCTTCAGGAACTTCCACAGTGTGTTGTCAATCCTGAGCTACATGCTGAAGGCGCCGCTGACTCCGCCCGGCACGCCCGTCGTCAACGCCTTGGCCAAGCAGCGCGCTGCTTTGACCAACATCTTCCGGGCGTGCCTCGGCCTGGACCCTGAATCGGACATGACTCTGGAGCATAAGCTTCTTTGA
- a CDS encoding peroxisomal-coenzyme A synthetase yields the protein MAAPNTLKGAIHGQPNATAVIIPTAKPGGAFLTVTYAGLVAEVSKFQAKLAAIGITQGSAVSIATVNSYEFIVSFLAASWQRGIAAPLNPNYKQDEFEFYIEDVKSAIVLVPRGAFAAGSPAVKAAKRFNAAVAECYWDAQKAEVALDVKDLGQLKGRGGQKVLEPQPEDTALVLHTSGTTSRPKVVPLSHRNLTRTMDNIKNTYQLTPADRTMLVMPLFHVHGLLCGLLAPFYTGGSMVVPTKFSASDFWRDFVQHGANWYTAVPTIHQILLKNPAPSPLPKIRFIRSCSSPLSPTVFSQLEEKFGAPVLEAYAMTEAAHQMTSNPLPPAKRKPGSVGIGQGVEVRILDGDGNELPRGVEGEICIRGENVTSGYLNNAEANASAFTKGGFFRTGDQGKIDPEDGYVTITGRIKELINKAGEKISPIELDNVLTRHEAVSEAVSFAVPSELYGQDVGVAVVLKPGAKLGKDELREWVAARLAKFKVPEKIYYTEIMPKTATGKIQRRIVAETMQKQDNKAKL from the exons ATGGCTGCGCCAAACACTCTCAAGGGTGCCATCCATGGCCAACCAAATGCTACGGCCGTCATAATACCTACCGCAAAGCCTGGAGGCGCGTTCCTTACCGTGACGTATGCTGGGCTCGTCGCTGAGGTGTCCAAGTTCCAGGCCAAGCTCGCCGCCATCGGCATCACCCAAGGGTCCGCCGTGTCCATTGCCACGGTCAACTCGTACGAGTTCATCGTGTCGTTCCTGGCGGCAAGCTGGCAGCGTGGCATCGCCGCACCCCTGAACCCAAACTACAAGCAGGACGAGTTTGAGTTCTACATCGAAGATGTCAAGTCCGCCATCGTGCTGGTGCCTCGCGGTGCGTTTGCCGCTGGCAGCCCTGCCGTCAAGGCCGCCAAGCGCTTTAATGCTGCTGTTGCAGAGTGCTACTGGGACGCCCAGAAGGCAGAGGTTGCACTAGATGTCAAGGACTTGGGCCAGCTgaagggcagaggcggacaAAAGGTTCTCGAGCCTCAGCCCGAGGACACTGCTCTTGTGCTGCACACCAG TGGAACAACATCTCGGCCCAAGGTG GTCCCCTTGTCACACCGTAACCTAACGAGGACCATGG ACAACATCAAAAACACCTACCAACTGACTCCGGCGGACAGAACCATGCTCGTCATGCCGCTCTTCCACGTCCACGGCCTCCTGTGCGGCCTCCTGGCACCTTTTTACACAGGAGGCTCCATGGTGGTCCCAACCAAGTTCTCCGCCTCGGACTTCTGGCGCGACTTTGTGCAGCACGGCGCAAACTGGTACACAGCCGTGCCCACTATCCACCAGATCCTGCTCAAGAACCCGGCGCCAAGCCCCCTGCCCAAGATCCGCTTCATCCGCTCCTGCTCCTCACCGCTCTCCCCGACCGTCTTCTCACAGCTCGAGGAGAAGTTCGGCGCGCCCGTACTCGAGGCCTACGCCATGACGGAGGCGGCGCACCAGATGACGTCGAACCCGCTCCCCCCGGCCAAGAGAAAGCCGGGCAGCGTCGGCATCGGCCAGGGCGTCGAGGTGCGCATCCTGGACGGCGATGGTAACGAGCTGCCGCGCGGTGTCGAGGGCGAGATCTGCATCAGGGGCGAGAACGTCACGAGCGGCTACCTCAACAACGCCGAGGCCAACGCAAGCGCCTTCACCAAGGGAGGCTTCTTCCGCACCGGCGACCAAGGCAAGATAGACCCCGAGGACGGCTACGTCACCATCACGGGCCGCATCAAGGAGCTCATCAACAAAGCCGGCGAGAAGATCTCGCCCATCGAGCTCGACAACGTCCTCACCCGCCACGAAGCCGTCTCCGAGGCCGTCAGCTTTGCCGTTCCGAGCGAGCTCTACGGCCAGGACGTCGGCGTGGCCGTCGTGCTCAAGCCCGGAGCCAAGCTCGGGAAGGATGAGCTGCGCGAGTGGGTTGCAGCCAGGCTGGCCAAGTTCAAGGTTCCCGAGAAG ATCTATTACACGGAAATTATGCCCAAAACGGCCACGGGCAAGATTCAGCGCCGCATAGTCGCCGAGACGATGCAGAAGCAAGACAACAAGGCTAAGCTGTGA